A stretch of Deltaproteobacteria bacterium DNA encodes these proteins:
- a CDS encoding type II toxin-antitoxin system Phd/YefM family antitoxin, producing the protein MKKIAAAKFKEQCLSILNHVDPEGIVITKHGKPVAKLVPVESGMADLG; encoded by the coding sequence ATGAAGAAAATAGCCGCCGCCAAATTCAAGGAACAGTGTCTGTCAATTTTGAATCATGTCGATCCCGAGGGGATTGTCATCACCAAACACGGAAAGCCGGTTGCCAAGTTGGTGCCGGTTGAATCGGGCATGGCCGACCTGGGTTGA
- a CDS encoding PIN domain-containing protein, which translates to MLNLDTHILLGSLRGDLDAREKRLLTIHQWGISAIVLWEIAMLAQRNRIEFDLDHGELLRDLARTLVWPIELEICRKLRDLDFKSDPADELIAATSLVHRVPLLTRDKKILKSRIVPFA; encoded by the coding sequence ATGCTCAATCTTGACACCCACATTCTTTTGGGTTCTCTTCGGGGAGACCTTGATGCCAGGGAAAAGAGGCTTCTGACGATTCATCAATGGGGTATTTCGGCAATTGTCCTGTGGGAGATAGCAATGCTGGCCCAACGGAACAGGATCGAGTTTGATCTCGATCACGGCGAACTTTTGCGTGACCTCGCACGAACTCTTGTCTGGCCGATTGAGTTGGAGATCTGCCGCAAGTTGCGTGATCTCGATTTCAAAAGCGATCCGGCGGACGAGCTGATTGCCGCCACAAGCCTGGTGCATCGGGTGCCCCTTTTGACCCGCGACAAAAAAATCCTCAAATCCCGAATCGTTCCCTTCGCCTGA